The Rhizobium sp. WSM4643 genome contains the following window.
GCTGTCTAGTACCTCGGGGAGGAGCGCGATTTCGACGCCGAAGATCTCGCCAAGTTCATCGCTCCATCTCTGTTCCCGCAGATCGAACAACTGGCTCCTGGCGGCATTGGAAGCGTCGCAAACATGCCGACGCCCGCCGGTCAGGCAGTGGACGAGCCAACTGTCGACCGTTCCCAGCCGCACCGATCGCCCGGCCGGAATACGGTCGAGCAGCCATCGGAATTTCGAACCTGGAAACATCGGATCCAATGGCAGGCCTGTGAGCGCCTGCACACGGTCAAGGCGGCCTTCGGCAATGAGACGCTCGCAATCCTGTGCCGTACGACGACACTGCCAGCTTACCACCGGTCCAAGCGCGTCTCCCGTTTCGGCGTCCCAGGCGGTGACAGATTCGCGCTGGTTGGAAATGGCCACCGCCTCGATAGTCACATCGGGACTGGCCTTCAGGCAGGCGTCGATCGCTTCGCAAACCGATGCGTAGAGCCGGCTTGGGTCTTGTTCGACCCAACCCGGCTTCGGATAGGAAATGCCGACAGCAGCCGAACCTCTGCCGACGATTTCTCCCCTTTCGGAAACCAGAACTGCCTTTGAATTGGTGGTGCCCTGGTCGATTGCCAGAATTGCCCGCATTCTATCCTCCCCAGATCAGGTCTCGGCCGGGACGACAAAAAGCGTCCCGGCTAGAGCAATTCCAGGAAAAGTGCCAAGCGGTTTTCCGTCCGGAATTGCATAAGAACAAAAGTCGCGCGATTTTACTTGCGCCTGATCAACGACTGCGCGGCGTCGGCGATTGCGGACGGCGCCATTCCGAATTCGTCGAGCAGAAACTCTGCCGAACCGGTCGGGGCATAGACCCCGGGAACTCCGAGACGTTTCATCGGGACCGGAGCATTGTCGACCACCACTTCGGCTACCGCGGAACCCAGCCCGCCAAAGATCGTATGCTCTTCGGCTGTGACGATCGCTCCGGTTTCCTTCGCCGCTGCTATGATAGCCTCCTCGTCGATCGGACGAACCGTTGCAAGATTGAGCACCCTGGCGTTGATGCCGCGGTCTGCGAGGATTTCGGCAGCCTTCAAGATGCGATGAGTCAAAGTGCCATTGGCGATAAGGGTGACGTCGGAGCCCTGGCGAAGGAGGTTTGCCTTGCCGAGTTCGAACCTGTGACCCTCCGGAAGCAGATCCGGTACACCAACGCGAGACAGACGCAGGAAACAGGGCCCGTTGTAAGCCGCGGCCCACTCAACCGCAGCAGCCGTTTCGATGCGGTCACAAGGCGCAATGACCGGAAGATTGGGCAGAACCCGCGTCCAAGCGAAGTCTTCGATCGAGTGATGGGTCGGTCCGAGTTCGCCATACGCCATTCCGGAAGAAATGCCGACCAGCTTGACGTTGGCATTCGAATACGAAATATCGGCCTTGATCTGCTCCAGCGACCGTCCCGTGAGAAACGGAGCAGCGGCGCACACAAATGGAAGACGTCCGCCATTGGCGAGGCCTGCGCCAACCCCCACCATGTTCTGCTCTGCGATGCCGACATTGACGAGGCGCTCTGCAAACTTCGCCTTGAAGCCGCCGAGCTTGGAGGAACCCACAGAGTCGTTGCAGACGGCAACGATGGTTTCGTTTTCGGCGGCCAGCCGCTCAAGCGCAGCAGCGAATGCGTCGCGGCAATCGTAGAGCCTGGGTGGGTTTATTGGCGCATTCATTACAGTGCCTCCGACAATTCTGCCAACGCAATTTCGTATTGTTCCTTGCTCGGTACCTTGTGGTGCCAGTCGACCCGGTCCTGCATGAACGATATTCCATGGCCCTTGTTGGTATGGGCGACGATGCAATGCGGTCTTGGCCCGCGGTGTTCGAGAGCCGGAACGATTTCGCTCATTTTGTTCCCGTTGATTTCGCTGACTTCCCAATCGAATGCTTCAAGCTTCGGACGAAGCGGGGCGAGATCATTGGTATCGGCCAGTGCAGCGCCCTGCTGAAACCTGTTGTGATCGATGATCAACGTCAAGTTATCGAGCTTGAACTGAGCTGCCGCCATGATCGCTTCCCAGTTTGAGCCCTCCTGCATCTCACCGTCGCCGGTGACGACATAGGTGTGATATTTCGCGCCTGAGAGCTTGGCGGCTATCGCCATTCCTACTGCGACCGGAAGACCGTGGCCGAGCGGCCCGGTATTCGTTTCGACGCCAGGAACCTTGTTGCAATTTGGATGCCCGTTCAGCCTCGAATGCGGCTTCAAGAAGGTGGAAATCTCATCCTCCGGGATGAAGCCGCGTTTTGCGAGCGTTACATACAGCGCGCATGCCGTATGCCCCTTAGAAAGAACGAACCTGTCGCGGTCGGGATGTTTGGGCTGATCCGGCCAGACATTCAGCACACGAAAATAGAGAGCCGTCAAAATGTCGATGACCGACATCTCGCCGCCAATATGGCCGGCGCCCGCTTCAAAGACCGCCTGGAGATCGCGCAATCGGATCTGGCGGGCGATGCGCTCAAGTTCTGTCGGATCCATAAATTCCTCCGTGCATAAATATTCAATCATCAATATTTTTGCACAACAAGCCGATTAGTCAAGCCCCTTAAGACGCTCCCGAGAGCACATGCCCGAAGAAAGCTTATTGACAGCTGAATGGCAAGTTGTTAATGAATTTTCCAGCAGGCATGAATAATTATTCTACCCTGAGCAAATATCGGATACAGGCCTACGCATAGGGAGGAGCAATGGTGGCGCTCGATATCAATGAACAGAGGCTTTCGTCCGGAGCCTGGCTGAGCAAGCTCAAGGGAGCTACCGGCCCCCTCGTCGGACTGCTCGCACTGTGCGTCTTTCTGAGCCTCAGCACAGATACGTTTCTTTCGGTTCGAAACGGCCTCAACATCCTCGACCAGATCACTGTTCTCGGCATCATGGCGGTAGGAATGACGTTCGTCATCCTGATCGGCGGCATTGATCTTTCCGTCGGCTCGGCACTCGCGCTGGCGATGATGGTCATGGGCTGGACCGCCAACGTCGCCGGCCTACCGCTGCCCGTCGGGATCGCTTTTGCTCTCATCGCCTCAGCGGTATCAGGCCTGATCGTCGGACTTCTGGTGACGCAGTTCCGGGTTCCAGCCTTTATTGCCACTCTTGCGATGATGTCCGCGGCTCGCGGCGTTGCAAACATGATCACGGACGGTCAGCAGATCGTCGGATTCCCCGACTGGTTCATGATGCTGGCCATCGATCGCCATTTCGGCATCATGACTGCCACGGTATTCCTCATGCTTGCGGTTGTTCTTGCCGCGTGGCTTTTCCTGCACTTCCGGTCCGAAGGTCGCATGCTCTATGCGGTGGGCGGAAACGCCGAAGTCGCGCGGCTGGCTGGTATCAACGTCCCGCTCGTGACGATAGCCGTCTATGTCGTTAGTGCCGTCCTTGCGGGGCTCGCAGGCATCGTGCTCGCCGCACGGCTGGATTCCGTCCAGCCGTCCAGTGGTCTGGGCTATGAACTGGACACCATCGCTGCGGTCGTCATCGGCGGGACTTCGCTCTCCGGCGGCGCGGGCGGCATCGGTGGAACGCTGATCGGCGTTCTTATCATCGGTGTGCTTCGCAACGGTCTCAACCTTCTCAACGTCTCGCCGTTCCTGCAGCAGGTGATCATCGGCATCGTCATCGTGCTCGCGGTCGGCGCAGAGACTATTCGTCGGCGTCGCGCCTGACGAGCGGGGTCCGCCGCGTTGGCAGACCCGGAATTCCGCCCCAAAATTTGGGGCGGATCAATACCCCGAGGGGGAGGACATACCCGAGGGTTCCATCAAACAACGGAGGAAAATACAATGAAAATAGCGCGCACCATGCTCGCGTCCGCTGCACTGCTCGGCCTCATGCTCGGCCCCGTACATGCGGCGGAACTGAAGAAGCTCGGCTTGGCCGTTGCCAACCTTCAGGCAAACTTCTTCAACCAGATCAAGCAATCGGTCGAAGCCGAGGCCAAGAAGCGCGGCATCGAAGTCATCACGGTCGACGCGAAGGGCGACGGACCGACGCAGGTCAACCAGATCCAGGATCTTCTGACCCAGAAAATCGACGCGCTGATCTATATTCCGGCAGGTGCGGCGGCTGCGACCGTTCCGGTCAAGCTTGCGAAGAGCGCCGGCATCCCGGTCGTGAACGTCGACCGGAACGCCGAGGGAGCACCCGGCGATACCTTCCTTGCAACGGATTCCGTCGCGTCTGCCAAGGCCGTCTGCGACTACATCCTGAAGGAAGCCGGCGGCAAGGGGAAGATGGTCATCATCCACGGCCAGAAGGGCACGACGCCGGAAGTCGATCGTTCGAAGGGCTGCGCTGAATCTCTCAAGGCATATCCGGACGTCAAGGTTGTCGCCGAACAGTTCTCCAACATCTGGAGCCAGGACGAAGGCTTCCAGATCATGCAGAATATGCTGCAGGCAAATCCGGACGTTTCCATCGTGTTCGCACAGGCCGACGGCCTCGCCCTCGGCGCCGCGCAGGCGATCAAGGTCGCCAATCCGTCGCAGAAGATCGTGGTCGGCGGCTTCGATGGCGACACCGCGGCTCTCGAAGCGCTGAGCAAGGGCGTCTTCAACGTAACGGCGACACAGCAGACGCAGAAGATGGGCCGCGATGCGGTCGAAAATGCCGCCAAGCTTGTCGCCGGAGAAAAAGTACCGCCGGTGCAGCTTATGGACGCCACGCTGACAACCAAGGAAAACGTCGCAGGCTTCATCGCCAGCCATCCGTAATGAAGTCGAGGTCTTGAGGAGGTGTGCCAATGACTGATCCCGTTCTTTCCCTGAGGGGCATATCCAAATGGTATGGGCCACTCCAGGTTCTGAAGGATGTCAGCTTGGACGTTTACCCCGGCGAAGTGGTTGCACTTCTCGGTGAAAACGGAGCGGGCAAGTCGACGTTGTCGGGCATTATTGCCGGGTCACGCTCGCCCTCCGAAGGATCAATGACATGGCTGGGGCAGCCTTATGCCCCGGCCACTCCAAGGGAAGCCATCGACAAGGGCGTTGTCCTGATACATCAGGAACTGCAGCTACTGCCGCAGCTGTCGATCGCGGAAAACGTCTTCATCGGACGCTGGCCGATGAAGAACGGCGTCGTCGACCGCGCCCAGATGGTTCGCCGGGCCCAGGACCAGCTCGCTCGCTTGAACCTTCGCATTCCTGCAACGCGGACGGTCGCCGGCCTTTCCACGGCGAATCAGCAACTCATCGAGATCGCCAAGGCGCTGGCTCTCAACGCAAAACTCCTGATCCTCGATGAGCCGACAGCCGCCCTTGGCGGAGCGGAGACGGAAGCTCTCTTCGAACAGGTTCGGAAGCTTCGCTCAGAAG
Protein-coding sequences here:
- a CDS encoding transketolase family protein; this translates as MNAPINPPRLYDCRDAFAAALERLAAENETIVAVCNDSVGSSKLGGFKAKFAERLVNVGIAEQNMVGVGAGLANGGRLPFVCAAAPFLTGRSLEQIKADISYSNANVKLVGISSGMAYGELGPTHHSIEDFAWTRVLPNLPVIAPCDRIETAAAVEWAAAYNGPCFLRLSRVGVPDLLPEGHRFELGKANLLRQGSDVTLIANGTLTHRILKAAEILADRGINARVLNLATVRPIDEEAIIAAAKETGAIVTAEEHTIFGGLGSAVAEVVVDNAPVPMKRLGVPGVYAPTGSAEFLLDEFGMAPSAIADAAQSLIRRK
- a CDS encoding transketolase; the protein is MDPTELERIARQIRLRDLQAVFEAGAGHIGGEMSVIDILTALYFRVLNVWPDQPKHPDRDRFVLSKGHTACALYVTLAKRGFIPEDEISTFLKPHSRLNGHPNCNKVPGVETNTGPLGHGLPVAVGMAIAAKLSGAKYHTYVVTGDGEMQEGSNWEAIMAAAQFKLDNLTLIIDHNRFQQGAALADTNDLAPLRPKLEAFDWEVSEINGNKMSEIVPALEHRGPRPHCIVAHTNKGHGISFMQDRVDWHHKVPSKEQYEIALAELSEAL
- a CDS encoding ABC transporter permease; the encoded protein is MVALDINEQRLSSGAWLSKLKGATGPLVGLLALCVFLSLSTDTFLSVRNGLNILDQITVLGIMAVGMTFVILIGGIDLSVGSALALAMMVMGWTANVAGLPLPVGIAFALIASAVSGLIVGLLVTQFRVPAFIATLAMMSAARGVANMITDGQQIVGFPDWFMMLAIDRHFGIMTATVFLMLAVVLAAWLFLHFRSEGRMLYAVGGNAEVARLAGINVPLVTIAVYVVSAVLAGLAGIVLAARLDSVQPSSGLGYELDTIAAVVIGGTSLSGGAGGIGGTLIGVLIIGVLRNGLNLLNVSPFLQQVIIGIVIVLAVGAETIRRRRA
- a CDS encoding sugar ABC transporter substrate-binding protein encodes the protein MKIARTMLASAALLGLMLGPVHAAELKKLGLAVANLQANFFNQIKQSVEAEAKKRGIEVITVDAKGDGPTQVNQIQDLLTQKIDALIYIPAGAAAATVPVKLAKSAGIPVVNVDRNAEGAPGDTFLATDSVASAKAVCDYILKEAGGKGKMVIIHGQKGTTPEVDRSKGCAESLKAYPDVKVVAEQFSNIWSQDEGFQIMQNMLQANPDVSIVFAQADGLALGAAQAIKVANPSQKIVVGGFDGDTAALEALSKGVFNVTATQQTQKMGRDAVENAAKLVAGEKVPPVQLMDATLTTKENVAGFIASHP